One Pantoea trifolii DNA segment encodes these proteins:
- a CDS encoding DeoR/GlpR family DNA-binding transcription regulator, protein MKSKTEQLADMQQRREKILEMIREDGTVTVKALTDTFGLTEATIRTDLRMLQQEGHVQRYHGGATLMTGKQNTGAMLLERQTHLEEKQAIGRLAAQHVENGDTVIFDSGTTTTAIAEAISHIRRLSVITTAVNIALKLGGEPGINILLTGGTFKFPTLSTSGEKAASFFENVLAEKLFLATACISPRLGLSFPSETDIKVKMAMINSANTVYVVADSSKIDKVSMFALPCDWSHIHYLITDSGISPAQVAAFEALGVEVLVAQLALAQKRAV, encoded by the coding sequence TTGAAAAGCAAAACTGAGCAGCTGGCTGATATGCAGCAGCGCCGTGAGAAGATTCTGGAGATGATCCGCGAAGACGGCACCGTCACGGTTAAAGCGTTGACCGACACCTTCGGCTTGACCGAAGCCACTATTCGCACCGACCTGCGCATGTTGCAGCAAGAGGGTCACGTGCAGCGTTATCACGGCGGTGCCACCTTGATGACCGGCAAGCAGAATACCGGCGCGATGCTGCTGGAGCGTCAGACGCATCTTGAAGAAAAACAGGCGATTGGCCGACTTGCCGCGCAGCATGTAGAGAATGGCGACACGGTGATTTTCGATTCCGGTACCACCACCACGGCGATTGCCGAGGCGATTAGCCATATTCGTCGGTTATCGGTGATTACCACGGCGGTGAATATCGCGCTGAAGCTGGGCGGCGAGCCGGGCATTAATATTTTGCTGACCGGCGGGACGTTCAAGTTCCCGACGCTTTCGACTTCGGGCGAGAAAGCCGCTTCGTTTTTCGAAAACGTGCTGGCGGAAAAGTTGTTTCTTGCCACGGCCTGTATCTCGCCGCGTCTGGGTTTGAGCTTTCCCAGTGAGACCGATATCAAGGTGAAAATGGCGATGATCAACTCAGCCAACACCGTGTACGTGGTGGCGGATTCCAGCAAGATCGATAAGGTATCGATGTTCGCGCTGCCGTGCGACTGGAGCCATATTCACTATCTGATTACCGACAGCGGCATTTCTCCGGCGCAGGTTGCGGCGTTTGAGGCGTTAGGCGTGGAAGTGTTGGTGGCGCAATTGGCGTTGGCGCAGAAGCGCGCGGTGTAG
- a CDS encoding GolD/DthD family dehydrogenase, which yields MSGEYDVNLRYGVNIEQDLTGKVAVVTGGLGGIAMASNAMLLEKGARLALLYPPFESDKVAGVQDQFAGDRVLLVCCDVTEPASVEAAFDRVEQHYGQIDILVNCAGYVMLQPVLETDFTEWQKQIDVNLTGPFLCSQAAGKRMVRAGNGGKIINIASQAASIAIDNHIAYTSAKAGLLGMTKVMAKEFAPYRINVNTLSPTVVLTPMGEKAWRGEKGEQMKKLIPLGRFAYTDEIAAAVLFFASNGSDMITGADLMIDGGFTIW from the coding sequence ATGAGTGGGGAATATGACGTTAACCTGCGCTACGGCGTGAACATTGAGCAGGATTTAACCGGCAAAGTGGCGGTAGTCACCGGCGGGCTGGGCGGGATTGCGATGGCCAGTAATGCCATGCTGCTGGAGAAGGGCGCACGGCTGGCGCTGCTCTATCCGCCCTTCGAAAGTGACAAAGTGGCGGGCGTGCAGGATCAATTTGCTGGTGATCGCGTGCTGCTGGTGTGCTGCGACGTGACCGAACCGGCCTCGGTTGAAGCGGCATTTGATCGCGTCGAACAGCATTACGGTCAGATTGATATCCTGGTGAACTGCGCGGGCTACGTGATGTTGCAACCGGTGTTAGAAACCGATTTTACCGAGTGGCAGAAGCAGATCGACGTCAATCTCACCGGTCCTTTCCTCTGCTCGCAGGCGGCCGGTAAACGCATGGTGCGCGCCGGTAACGGCGGCAAAATCATCAACATTGCGTCGCAGGCCGCCTCCATCGCTATCGATAACCACATTGCTTACACCTCCGCCAAAGCCGGTCTGCTCGGCATGACCAAAGTGATGGCCAAAGAGTTCGCTCCCTATCGCATTAACGTCAATACCTTATCGCCCACCGTTGTACTGACGCCGATGGGTGAAAAAGCCTGGCGCGGTGAGAAGGGCGAGCAGATGAAAAAGCTGATCCCGCTGGGACGCTTTGCCTATACCGACGAAATCGCCGCCGCGGTGCTGTTCTTCGCCAGCAACGGCAGCGACATGATCACCGGCGCAGATTTGATGATCGACGGTGGCTTTACCATCTGGTAA
- a CDS encoding D-ribose ABC transporter substrate-binding protein, whose translation MKKRTLLLTAIASCLFSQASFAADKGTIMILVNSLDNPYYASEAKGANLKAQELGYKTSVLSHGEDVKKQSELIDAAIGKKVQGIVLDNADSTASVAAIKKAKDAGIPVVLINREIPVDDVALAQITHNNFQAGSDVANVFVEKMGEKGSYAELTCNLADNNCVTRSKSFHQVLDQYSDMKSVARQDAKGTLIDGKRIMDSILQAHPDVKGVICGNGPVALGAIAALKAAGRNDVIVVGIDGSNDERDAVEKGDLKATVMLQAQAIAAQGVTDLDNFIQKGTKPEKQRVMFRGILITPDNAKGVQDFNFKS comes from the coding sequence ATGAAAAAACGTACCCTGCTGTTAACTGCTATTGCCAGTTGCCTGTTCTCCCAAGCCAGTTTCGCTGCCGATAAAGGCACCATCATGATTCTGGTGAACTCGCTGGATAACCCCTATTACGCCTCCGAAGCCAAAGGTGCCAACCTCAAAGCGCAGGAGCTGGGCTATAAAACCAGCGTGCTGTCGCATGGCGAAGATGTGAAAAAGCAAAGTGAACTGATTGATGCCGCCATCGGCAAAAAGGTGCAGGGCATCGTGCTGGATAACGCCGACTCCACCGCCAGCGTGGCCGCGATTAAAAAAGCCAAAGATGCCGGCATTCCGGTGGTGCTGATCAACCGCGAAATCCCGGTGGATGACGTGGCGCTGGCGCAGATCACCCACAACAACTTCCAGGCCGGCTCCGACGTGGCAAACGTGTTTGTGGAGAAAATGGGGGAAAAGGGCAGCTACGCGGAACTCACCTGTAACCTCGCCGACAACAACTGCGTCACACGCTCCAAATCCTTCCACCAGGTGCTCGATCAATATTCCGACATGAAAAGCGTGGCGCGTCAGGATGCCAAAGGCACGCTGATTGACGGCAAACGTATCATGGACAGCATTCTGCAGGCGCATCCGGATGTGAAAGGCGTGATCTGCGGTAACGGTCCCGTGGCGCTGGGTGCGATTGCAGCTCTGAAAGCGGCAGGCCGTAACGACGTCATCGTGGTCGGCATTGACGGCAGCAATGATGAACGTGACGCGGTGGAAAAAGGGGATCTGAAAGCCACGGTGATGCTGCAGGCGCAAGCCATCGCCGCGCAGGGCGTGACCGATCTCGACAACTTTATTCAGAAAGGCACCAAGCCTGAGAAGCAGCGCGTGATGTTCCGCGGCATTCTCATCACGCCAGACAACGCTAAAGGCGTGCAGGACTTTAACTTCAAGTCGTAA
- a CDS encoding DUF2291 family protein yields MHRRFWLLLPVVILSGCRIVSQQELADLKNPPNAKMGNIAQTWQQKLVPQIQHDAKPVAELLNALKSAKDFDSACKTYGYRSQEENPCVFSVNVSGEVTAVNTTSRNGRMTVKDVSGDNITVQVGPIFPGTVLRDAYKGASYQDFNDQVLFGDYSRAINQQAANMMSAFKPKVGDKVQLAGVFSSFDTPEQVPNVTPAAITRQ; encoded by the coding sequence ATGCACAGACGATTCTGGTTACTGCTTCCTGTCGTGATCCTTAGCGGTTGCCGCATTGTGTCGCAGCAGGAGCTGGCCGACCTGAAAAATCCTCCCAATGCCAAAATGGGCAATATTGCCCAAACGTGGCAACAGAAGCTGGTGCCGCAGATTCAACATGATGCGAAGCCGGTGGCTGAGTTGTTGAATGCGCTGAAGTCCGCCAAAGATTTTGATAGCGCCTGCAAAACCTACGGCTATCGCAGTCAGGAAGAGAACCCGTGTGTCTTCAGTGTCAACGTGAGCGGCGAAGTCACCGCCGTCAACACCACGTCGCGCAATGGCCGGATGACGGTGAAGGATGTGTCCGGTGACAACATCACGGTGCAGGTCGGCCCAATTTTTCCCGGTACGGTGTTACGCGATGCCTACAAAGGTGCCAGCTATCAGGACTTTAACGATCAGGTACTGTTCGGCGATTACAGCCGCGCGATCAATCAGCAGGCGGCGAACATGATGAGTGCTTTCAAGCCCAAAGTGGGTGACAAAGTGCAGCTTGCTGGCGTATTTAGCAGCTTCGATACGCCGGAGCAGGTGCCGAATGTGACACCTGCGGCGATTACACGTCAGTAA
- a CDS encoding sugar ABC transporter ATP-binding protein yields MQQPQHDVIIETRNVSRIYPGVTALDQVNYRVYRNKVNVLIGENGAGKSTMMKMLAGVEIPSSGEILLDGAAVSLSSTHQAEKLGISIIFQELNLFPNMNVMDNIFMANEFFQRGVINEKYQYSLAKALLERLELDVDPYAPLAELGIGHQQLVEIARALSKDTRVLIMDEPTSALSQSEVKVLFNVIDQLKRRGVTIIYISHRLEELMEIGDHITIFRDGRFISEREVRDASIPWIIEQMVGDKKKHFDYQPATQGETVLSVNGLTALHQNGGYKLNDVSFTLRKGEVIGIYGLLGAGRTELFKGLIGMMHCQSGSVSLNGEALEKRSFQQRLKKGIALVPEDRQTEGVVQLMSITANMTLSDLSLRGFRRCWRMLNPHKEKHRVDEMIGHLAIKVSDAELPITSLSGGNQQKVVLGKALMTGPQVVLLDEPTRGIDVGAKTDVYHLIGNLAQQGLAVMFSSSELDEVMALADRILVMADGRITADLPRAAATREALISASTPHD; encoded by the coding sequence ATGCAACAGCCTCAACATGACGTGATTATTGAAACCCGCAACGTGTCGCGCATCTATCCCGGCGTCACCGCGCTGGATCAGGTCAATTACCGCGTCTATCGCAACAAAGTGAACGTGCTGATTGGCGAAAACGGCGCGGGCAAATCCACCATGATGAAAATGCTGGCTGGCGTGGAGATCCCCTCATCGGGCGAGATTCTGCTGGACGGCGCAGCCGTGTCGCTGAGCTCCACACATCAGGCGGAAAAACTGGGCATCAGCATTATCTTTCAGGAGCTGAACCTGTTTCCCAACATGAACGTGATGGACAACATCTTCATGGCCAATGAGTTTTTCCAGCGCGGTGTGATTAACGAGAAGTACCAATATTCACTGGCCAAAGCGCTGCTGGAACGGCTGGAACTGGATGTCGATCCTTACGCGCCGCTGGCTGAACTGGGTATCGGCCATCAGCAGCTGGTGGAAATCGCCCGCGCGCTGTCAAAGGACACGCGCGTGTTGATCATGGATGAACCGACCAGCGCGCTCAGCCAGTCAGAAGTGAAAGTGCTGTTCAACGTCATCGACCAGCTTAAACGGCGTGGCGTCACCATTATCTATATCTCACATCGACTGGAAGAGCTGATGGAAATTGGCGATCACATCACCATCTTCCGCGACGGACGCTTTATCAGCGAACGCGAAGTCCGCGACGCCTCGATTCCGTGGATCATCGAGCAGATGGTGGGCGACAAGAAGAAACACTTCGATTACCAACCGGCGACGCAGGGCGAAACGGTACTCAGCGTCAACGGGCTGACCGCGCTGCATCAAAACGGCGGCTACAAGCTCAATGATGTCTCTTTCACGCTGCGCAAAGGCGAAGTGATTGGTATCTACGGCCTGCTGGGCGCGGGACGCACCGAGTTGTTCAAGGGGCTGATTGGCATGATGCACTGTCAGTCGGGCAGTGTCAGTCTGAACGGCGAAGCGCTGGAGAAGCGCAGCTTCCAGCAGCGACTGAAAAAAGGTATCGCGCTGGTGCCGGAAGATCGTCAAACCGAAGGCGTGGTGCAGCTGATGTCGATCACCGCCAACATGACGCTCAGCGATCTCAGTCTGCGCGGCTTCCGCCGCTGCTGGCGCATGCTCAATCCGCACAAAGAAAAGCACCGCGTCGATGAAATGATTGGCCATCTCGCCATCAAAGTCAGCGATGCCGAATTGCCGATCACCTCCCTAAGCGGTGGCAATCAGCAAAAAGTGGTGCTGGGCAAAGCTCTGATGACCGGGCCGCAGGTGGTGCTGCTGGATGAGCCGACGCGCGGCATCGATGTGGGCGCCAAAACCGACGTCTATCACCTGATTGGCAACCTGGCGCAGCAGGGATTAGCGGTGATGTTCTCCTCGTCCGAGCTGGATGAAGTGATGGCGCTGGCTGACCGCATTCTGGTGATGGCGGATGGTCGTATTACCGCCGATTTACCGCGCGCGGCGGCCACGCGCGAAGCCCTGATTAGCGCCTCAACGCCGCATGATTGA
- a CDS encoding ABC transporter permease: MNQKYLIYMYLLKARTFIALLIVVSFFSFMVPNFLTTSNLLIMTQHVAITGLLAIGMTLVILTGGIDLSVGAVAGICGMVAGALLTNGVPLWGGNVLFFNVPEVILVVALFGVALGLINGAVVTRLGVAPFICTLGMMYVARGAALLFNDGSTYANLVGTPALGNTGFALLGSGSVLGVYIPIWMMLGFLLLGLYLTRKTPLGRYIYATGGNESAARLAGVPIIKVKVFVYAFSGLCAALVGLIVASQLQTAHPMTGNMFEMDAIGATVLGGTALAGGRGRVSGSIIGAFVIVFLADGMVMMGVSDFWQMVIKGLVIVTAVVIDQFQQKLQSKVVLLRRHEKKQQSAALPEATHG; the protein is encoded by the coding sequence ATGAATCAAAAATACCTAATCTACATGTACCTGCTTAAGGCGCGCACCTTTATTGCCTTATTAATCGTAGTGAGTTTCTTCAGCTTTATGGTGCCTAACTTCCTGACCACCTCCAACCTGCTGATCATGACGCAGCATGTGGCGATCACCGGCTTGCTGGCGATCGGCATGACGCTGGTGATTTTGACCGGCGGCATCGATCTCTCCGTGGGCGCGGTGGCGGGCATATGCGGCATGGTGGCGGGTGCGCTGCTCACCAACGGCGTTCCGCTGTGGGGCGGTAACGTGCTGTTCTTCAACGTGCCCGAGGTGATTCTGGTGGTGGCGCTGTTCGGCGTGGCGCTGGGATTGATTAATGGAGCGGTGGTCACGCGACTCGGCGTCGCGCCCTTTATCTGTACGCTCGGCATGATGTATGTGGCACGCGGCGCGGCGCTGCTGTTCAACGATGGCAGCACCTACGCCAACCTCGTCGGCACACCAGCGCTCGGCAATACCGGCTTCGCCTTGCTGGGTTCCGGTTCGGTGCTGGGCGTGTATATCCCTATATGGATGATGCTCGGCTTCCTGCTGCTGGGTTTGTATCTGACACGTAAAACGCCGCTCGGTCGATACATCTACGCCACCGGCGGCAACGAATCGGCGGCGCGCCTGGCGGGTGTGCCGATTATCAAAGTCAAAGTGTTTGTCTATGCCTTTTCCGGTTTGTGCGCCGCGCTGGTCGGTTTGATTGTGGCGTCGCAGCTGCAAACCGCGCACCCGATGACCGGCAACATGTTTGAGATGGACGCCATCGGTGCCACGGTGCTGGGTGGCACGGCGCTGGCGGGCGGCCGCGGGCGGGTCTCGGGCTCGATTATCGGTGCCTTTGTCATCGTGTTCCTTGCCGATGGCATGGTGATGATGGGCGTCAGCGATTTCTGGCAGATGGTGATTAAAGGTCTGGTAATTGTTACTGCGGTGGTGATCGACCAGTTCCAGCAAAAATTACAAAGTAAGGTGGTGCTGCTGCGCAGACATGAAAAAAAGCAGCAATCGGCCGCCCTGCCTGAAGCGACACATGGATAA
- a CDS encoding glucose 1-dehydrogenase, whose amino-acid sequence MTRDFSGKTVVITGACRGIGAGIAARFAGDGARLVMVSNSERVFSTAQAIEQQFGSEILALQVDVTDEAEVQQLYQQAAERFGSIDVSIQNAGVITIDRFDSMPKSDFDKILAVNTTGVWLCCREAAKYMVKQGSGSLINTSSGQGRQGFIYTPHYAASKMGVIGITQSLALELAPWHITVNAFCPGIIESEMWDYNDRVWGEILSSDKKQYGKGELMAEWVENIPLKRAGQPEDVAGLVAFLASDDARYITGQTINVDGGLIFS is encoded by the coding sequence ATGACACGCGATTTTAGTGGCAAAACAGTGGTGATTACCGGCGCATGCCGCGGCATTGGCGCGGGCATTGCCGCGCGCTTTGCCGGCGACGGCGCGCGATTGGTGATGGTGTCGAACTCGGAACGGGTTTTCAGCACTGCGCAGGCCATCGAGCAGCAGTTTGGTAGTGAGATTCTGGCGCTGCAGGTTGATGTTACCGATGAAGCTGAGGTACAGCAGCTCTATCAGCAGGCGGCTGAACGCTTTGGCAGCATTGATGTGTCGATTCAAAATGCGGGCGTCATCACCATCGATCGCTTCGACTCGATGCCGAAAAGCGATTTCGATAAGATCCTTGCGGTGAACACCACCGGCGTGTGGTTGTGCTGTCGCGAAGCGGCGAAATATATGGTCAAGCAGGGCAGCGGAAGCCTGATTAACACTTCGTCCGGCCAGGGACGTCAGGGCTTTATTTATACGCCCCACTATGCCGCCAGCAAGATGGGCGTGATCGGGATTACCCAGAGCCTGGCGCTGGAGCTGGCGCCGTGGCATATCACGGTGAATGCCTTCTGTCCTGGCATTATTGAGAGTGAAATGTGGGACTACAACGATCGTGTGTGGGGCGAGATCCTCAGCAGCGATAAAAAGCAGTATGGCAAAGGCGAATTAATGGCGGAGTGGGTAGAAAATATTCCGCTTAAGCGCGCGGGACAGCCGGAAGATGTCGCCGGGTTGGTGGCTTTCCTCGCTTCTGACGATGCACGCTATATCACCGGGCAGACCATCAATGTGGATGGCGGTTTAATCTTCTCCTGA